In the Terriglobales bacterium genome, one interval contains:
- a CDS encoding carbon-nitrogen hydrolase, translating into MLERFKVGLIQMSCGPDPDENLRRACDFVRDAAGRGAHIVCLPELFRTQYFCQREDAALFDLAEPIPGPTTQAMAELARQAKVAVIASVFEKRARGVYHNTAAVLDSDGTLKGLYRKMHIPDDPLYYEKFYFTPGDLGFKVFDTQITRLGTLVCWDQWYPEGARLTALQGANVLFYPTAIGWHPGEKQEFGKAQHDAWRTIQRAHAIANGVYVAVVNRVGHETGNIRGQSAPGEGLDFWGGSFLCDAFGTVIAEGSHDKEEVLVGEVDLKKLEEVRRNWPFLRDRRVDAYAPITNRFLD; encoded by the coding sequence ATGCTGGAAAGATTCAAGGTCGGCCTCATCCAGATGTCCTGCGGCCCTGACCCGGACGAGAACCTGCGACGCGCCTGCGACTTTGTGCGCGACGCCGCCGGTCGCGGCGCTCACATCGTCTGCTTGCCGGAGCTGTTCCGGACCCAGTATTTCTGCCAGCGGGAAGACGCGGCCTTGTTCGATCTTGCGGAACCCATCCCCGGTCCTACGACCCAGGCCATGGCGGAGCTGGCGCGGCAAGCCAAGGTGGCGGTCATCGCTTCGGTCTTCGAGAAGCGCGCGCGGGGGGTCTATCACAACACGGCGGCAGTCCTGGACAGCGACGGCACCCTGAAGGGCCTCTATCGCAAGATGCACATCCCCGACGACCCGCTCTACTACGAAAAGTTCTACTTCACGCCCGGCGACCTGGGTTTCAAGGTATTCGACACCCAAATCACGCGCCTGGGGACGCTCGTCTGCTGGGACCAGTGGTATCCGGAAGGAGCGCGCCTGACCGCCCTGCAGGGAGCGAATGTTCTCTTCTATCCCACCGCGATCGGCTGGCATCCGGGAGAAAAGCAGGAGTTTGGCAAGGCGCAGCACGATGCCTGGAGGACGATCCAGCGCGCCCACGCCATCGCCAACGGTGTTTACGTGGCAGTGGTGAACCGGGTCGGGCATGAGACCGGCAACATCCGGGGGCAATCGGCTCCCGGCGAGGGCCTGGATTTCTGGGGCGGGTCGTTCCTGTGCGACGCTTTCGGCACCGTGATCGCGGAAGGCTCCCACGACAAGGAAGAAGTCCTGGTCGGGGAGGTGGACTTGAAGAAGCTCGAAGAGGTCCGCCGCAACTGGCCCTTCCTGCGCGACCGCCGGGTGGACGCCTACGCCCCGATCACCAATCGTTTCCTCGACTGA
- a CDS encoding deoxyhypusine synthase family protein, whose translation MKKSQGSGIERKLHDPKKDKLSPVYPLDLRKTGSIDDLVRAMADTAFTGRQLGEAADVLEAMARDEDCFVVMTLAGAMTVAKQGLIITDLIEHGIVNAIVSTGALMAHGLVEATGCEHFRYDPRMNDVELYEAGYNRVYDTLEPETNLNHVEAVFGEVLKKWDPKEVACSYKLNRAIGEHLYCTTKARGILKSAYEKSVPVFVPAFTDSELGLDFALHNIELRGKRKPEIPFNPFLDLEYFADTLLKQKRLGIFTIGGGVPRNWAQQFGPFIELRHRRGGEDVPLKRYHYGLRICPEPVYWGGLSGSPYSEAISWGKFVPPQEGGRFGEVFLDATVGLPIIVAAVLERLGKK comes from the coding sequence TTGAAGAAATCCCAAGGCTCGGGAATCGAGCGCAAGCTGCACGATCCCAAGAAGGACAAGCTCAGCCCGGTGTATCCCCTGGATCTGCGGAAGACAGGGAGCATCGACGACTTGGTGCGGGCGATGGCCGACACCGCCTTCACCGGACGCCAGCTGGGCGAGGCGGCCGACGTGCTGGAAGCCATGGCGCGCGACGAGGATTGCTTCGTGGTGATGACCCTGGCCGGGGCCATGACCGTCGCCAAGCAGGGGCTGATCATCACCGACCTCATCGAGCACGGCATCGTGAACGCCATCGTTTCTACCGGAGCATTGATGGCGCACGGCCTGGTCGAGGCCACCGGATGCGAGCACTTCCGCTACGACCCCAGGATGAACGACGTCGAGCTGTACGAGGCGGGTTACAACCGCGTCTACGACACCCTGGAGCCGGAGACCAACCTCAACCACGTGGAAGCGGTCTTCGGCGAAGTGCTGAAGAAGTGGGACCCGAAGGAAGTCGCCTGCTCCTACAAGCTGAATCGGGCGATCGGAGAACACCTGTATTGCACGACCAAGGCGCGCGGCATCTTGAAGTCGGCCTACGAGAAGAGTGTCCCGGTGTTCGTGCCCGCATTCACCGATTCGGAGTTGGGCCTGGACTTTGCGCTGCATAACATCGAGCTGCGCGGGAAGAGAAAACCCGAGATCCCGTTCAACCCGTTCCTCGATCTCGAATATTTCGCGGACACGCTGCTCAAGCAGAAACGGCTTGGCATTTTCACCATCGGGGGCGGCGTGCCGCGGAACTGGGCGCAGCAGTTCGGGCCCTTCATCGAGCTGCGCCACCGTCGCGGGGGCGAGGACGTCCCGCTCAAGCGCTACCACTACGGGCTGCGCATCTGTCCCGAGCCGGTGTACTGGGGCGGCCTCTCCGGCAGCCCCTACAGCGAGGCCATCTCCTGGGGCAAGTTCGTACCCCCGCAGGAGGGCGGACGCTTCGGCGAGGTCTTCCTGGACGCCACCGTCGGCCTGCCCATCATCGTGGCAGCGGTGCTGGAGCGGCTGGGGAAGAAGTAA
- a CDS encoding NCS2 family permease yields MQITDPISRYFGFERHGTNLRREITAGITTFLTMSYIVVVNPAILKTAGIPAEPSMVATILTAIFGSLIMGLYANRPFAIAPYMGENAFIAFTVCQVLGFPWQKALGAVFVAGVLFILLTLLRVRQWLVDAVPPGLRYSFAVGIGLFMTFVGLNETGIVALGVPGAPVKAGHLTSLPVLLAIVGFIVIAALMMRRVTGAILIGVVITSVLAFATGIAAPPHALLSLPPNPAPILLKLDLRGLLSWSFFPVVLTILVMSFVDTMGTLIGVSARAGFLDEHGNLPQIERPMLADALATTFAPLVGTTTSGAYIESATGVEAGGRTGLTALVTAACFALALFFSPFVAAIPAQAFGPALIIVGLLMLAPITRIDFHDYSELIPAFAVVGLMSFTYNIGIGITAGFVLYPLFKVVAGRSREVKSGLWVLAGLSLLFFLFYPYA; encoded by the coding sequence TTGCAAATCACCGATCCCATCTCACGCTATTTCGGATTCGAGCGGCACGGCACCAACCTTCGTCGTGAGATCACGGCCGGGATCACCACTTTTCTGACGATGTCCTACATCGTCGTGGTGAACCCCGCCATCCTCAAGACCGCAGGTATCCCCGCCGAACCCTCGATGGTCGCTACCATTCTGACCGCCATCTTCGGGTCCCTGATCATGGGCCTTTACGCCAACCGGCCGTTCGCCATCGCGCCCTACATGGGCGAGAACGCGTTCATCGCCTTCACCGTCTGCCAGGTGCTGGGGTTCCCCTGGCAAAAGGCGCTGGGCGCAGTGTTCGTGGCCGGCGTGCTGTTCATCCTGCTGACGCTGCTGCGGGTCCGCCAATGGCTGGTAGACGCCGTCCCGCCGGGCCTGCGCTACAGCTTCGCGGTCGGCATCGGGCTGTTCATGACTTTCGTAGGCCTGAATGAGACCGGCATCGTGGCGCTAGGCGTCCCGGGCGCGCCGGTGAAAGCCGGTCACCTGACTTCCCTGCCCGTCCTCCTCGCCATCGTCGGCTTCATCGTGATTGCCGCGCTGATGATGCGGCGGGTGACCGGCGCCATCCTGATCGGCGTGGTGATCACGTCGGTGCTGGCGTTTGCCACCGGTATTGCGGCTCCGCCACACGCGCTGCTCAGCCTGCCGCCCAATCCGGCGCCCATCCTGCTAAAGCTGGATCTGCGCGGCCTCCTGAGCTGGAGCTTCTTCCCGGTGGTGCTCACCATCCTGGTGATGTCGTTCGTGGACACGATGGGCACGCTGATCGGCGTCTCGGCCCGCGCCGGCTTCCTCGACGAGCACGGAAATCTCCCGCAGATCGAGCGCCCTATGCTGGCCGACGCGCTGGCCACCACCTTCGCCCCCCTGGTGGGCACGACCACCTCCGGCGCCTACATCGAATCGGCCACGGGCGTCGAAGCCGGCGGACGCACCGGCCTGACCGCCCTCGTCACCGCCGCCTGCTTCGCCCTGGCGCTCTTTTTCTCGCCGTTCGTGGCGGCCATCCCGGCCCAGGCTTTCGGGCCGGCGCTGATCATCGTGGGCCTGCTGATGCTCGCCCCCATTACCCGCATTGATTTTCACGATTACAGCGAGTTGATCCCCGCCTTCGCGGTGGTCGGCCTGATGAGCTTTACCTACAACATCGGCATCGGGATCACGGCCGGCTTCGTGCTCTACCCGCTGTTCAAGGTGGTGGCCGGCCGCAGCCGTGAAGTGAAGTCGGGGCTATGGGTTCTGGCGGGATTATCCCTGCTGTTTTTTCTCTTCTACCCGTACGCCTGA
- a CDS encoding arginine decarboxylase, pyruvoyl-dependent: MVPKRLFLTKGVGKHKERLTSFELALRDAGIAAQNLVRVSSIFPPHCKLTARKDGLKYLSPGEVVFAVVAENSTREPHRLVASSIGVAIPADRSTYGYLSEHHSFGETDDVAGDYAEELAAEMLATTLDVEFDPDRSWDEKKEIYRISNKIVRTMNITQSAVGDKRGRWTTVIAAAILIFD, encoded by the coding sequence ATGGTCCCCAAGCGGCTGTTTCTCACCAAGGGGGTGGGAAAACACAAGGAGCGGCTGACCTCTTTCGAGTTGGCGCTGCGGGACGCCGGGATCGCCGCGCAGAACCTGGTCCGCGTTTCCTCCATCTTTCCCCCGCACTGCAAGCTGACCGCCCGTAAGGACGGCCTCAAGTACCTCAGCCCCGGCGAGGTGGTCTTCGCCGTGGTGGCGGAGAACTCCACCCGCGAGCCGCACCGCCTGGTGGCGTCGAGCATCGGCGTGGCCATCCCGGCCGACCGCTCCACCTACGGCTACCTGAGCGAGCACCACTCCTTCGGCGAGACTGACGACGTCGCCGGTGACTACGCCGAAGAACTGGCCGCCGAGATGCTGGCCACCACCCTGGACGTCGAGTTCGATCCCGACCGCTCCTGGGACGAGAAGAAGGAGATCTACCGCATCTCCAACAAGATCGTGCGCACCATGAACATCACCCAGTCGGCGGTGGGCGACAAGCGCGGCCGCTGGACCACGGTCATCGCGGCGGCGATCCTGATCTTCGACTGA
- a CDS encoding LysR family transcriptional regulator → MDFDQLETFLEVARHHSFSRAAERRFRTQPAISAQIRAIEEEVGAKLFDRSGGKVALTAAGKLFQKYAEEALDARRRLITALGEMEREPRGEIIVGANEGTCLYVLPEVFAEFKRQYGGVAITVKRSESSKVLENIVDNSVDFGVVSLPVNDTRLTVVPIHKDELVVICAPRHPLAKGKSVAIADVVQCPLLLPQRGRTRDAIDALFDERRLKPNISMELDSSEILKRFVAAGVGIGFIARSNVKEEAQLGLLAALAIADAHIKRDLGLVFRKDKALSRAALAFIDIAVKLKPDVKSAL, encoded by the coding sequence ATGGACTTCGATCAGCTTGAGACATTCCTGGAGGTGGCCCGGCATCATTCGTTCTCCCGGGCGGCGGAACGTCGTTTCCGCACTCAGCCCGCCATCTCCGCCCAGATCCGGGCCATCGAGGAGGAGGTCGGGGCCAAGCTCTTCGACCGCTCCGGCGGCAAGGTGGCGCTTACCGCCGCCGGCAAGCTCTTTCAGAAGTATGCGGAAGAAGCCCTCGACGCCCGCCGCCGCCTCATCACTGCCCTGGGGGAGATGGAACGCGAGCCCCGGGGCGAGATCATCGTGGGGGCCAACGAAGGGACCTGCCTGTACGTCCTGCCGGAGGTGTTCGCCGAGTTCAAACGCCAGTACGGCGGGGTCGCCATTACCGTGAAGCGCTCGGAAAGCTCCAAGGTGCTGGAGAACATCGTGGACAACTCGGTGGACTTCGGAGTCGTCTCCCTGCCGGTGAACGACACCCGCTTGACCGTGGTCCCCATCCACAAGGACGAGCTGGTGGTGATCTGCGCGCCCCGCCATCCGCTGGCCAAGGGCAAGTCGGTGGCCATCGCCGACGTGGTCCAGTGCCCGCTGCTGCTGCCGCAGCGCGGGCGCACCCGCGACGCCATCGATGCCCTCTTCGATGAGCGCCGCCTGAAGCCCAATATCTCCATGGAGCTGGACTCCAGCGAGATCCTGAAGCGCTTCGTGGCGGCCGGCGTGGGGATCGGCTTCATCGCCCGCTCCAACGTCAAGGAAGAGGCGCAGCTGGGCCTGCTGGCCGCGCTCGCCATCGCCGACGCCCACATCAAGCGCGACCTCGGTCTGGTCTTCCGCAAGGACAAGGCCCTCAGCCGGGCCGCGCTGGCCTTCATCGACATCGCGGTGAAGCTGAAGCCGGACGTAAAATCAGCCCTGTAA
- a CDS encoding DUF1287 domain-containing protein, protein MLVVALLATGALGQAPRRVLVRKLVEAGLERTGHQVRYDGRYVRIAYPGGDVPADTGVCTDEIVRIYRAVGIDLQKEVHEDIVAHPSAYPRRGSPPRRRPDSNIDHRRVPNLMVFFSRKGRVLAKSSSPDDYTPADIVTWDLGGGVDHIGMVVDRRGPSGRYMVVHNIGQGPQVEDVLFHWRVTGHYRYYGPSTLAEPAVH, encoded by the coding sequence TTGCTCGTCGTCGCCCTGCTGGCTACAGGCGCGCTCGGTCAAGCACCGCGTCGGGTGCTGGTCCGCAAGCTGGTCGAGGCCGGCTTGGAGCGTACTGGCCATCAGGTCCGCTATGACGGAAGGTACGTCCGCATTGCCTATCCGGGGGGCGACGTACCGGCCGATACCGGAGTTTGCACCGACGAGATTGTGCGCATCTACCGGGCTGTCGGGATCGATCTGCAGAAGGAGGTGCACGAGGACATTGTGGCGCACCCCTCGGCCTACCCGCGACGCGGGAGCCCGCCTCGCCGGCGGCCCGACAGCAATATTGACCATCGCCGCGTCCCCAATCTCATGGTTTTCTTCTCTCGCAAGGGGCGGGTGCTGGCCAAGTCTTCGAGCCCGGATGACTATACGCCCGCCGATATCGTCACCTGGGATCTCGGGGGAGGGGTGGACCATATTGGCATGGTGGTGGACCGGCGGGGGCCATCGGGCCGCTATATGGTGGTGCATAACATCGGACAAGGACCGCAGGTGGAAGATGTGCTGTTCCATTGGCGCGTCACCGGGCATTACCGTTATTACGGCCCAAGCACTCTGGCCGAACCCGCCGTCCACTGA